Proteins from a single region of Dyadobacter fanqingshengii:
- a CDS encoding ArsR/SmtB family transcription factor, translating to MSIEARRDVFQAIADPTRRQIISLIAHKSMNLNSIADNFNISRPAISQHIKILTECGMVVVRQEGRERFCEAKLDGLSEVSNWVDQYKQFWNEKLDSLGSYLERIQVNNQSNDVQNEN from the coding sequence ATGTCCATCGAAGCAAGAAGAGATGTTTTCCAGGCAATAGCTGACCCCACGCGGCGGCAGATCATTAGCTTGATCGCTCATAAATCTATGAACCTGAACAGCATAGCCGATAATTTCAATATCAGCAGGCCAGCTATTTCTCAACACATTAAGATTCTGACAGAATGCGGAATGGTGGTTGTACGACAGGAAGGGCGGGAAAGGTTTTGCGAGGCAAAGCTGGATGGGTTGAGTGAAGTGTCTAACTGGGTGGATCAGTACAAACAATTCTGGAACGAGAAACTCGATTCTCTGGGAAGTTATTTGGAGCGGATACAGGTCAACAACCAATCGAACGATGTACAAAACGAGAATTAA
- a CDS encoding ArsR/SmtB family transcription factor, producing the protein MPKEFRRDVFQAIADPTRRAILSMIALQAMTPNALAEHFDTTRQAVSKHIKILTECHLVRQELSGREIYYHFNAKQMKEVDQWLEQFKKLWEDRFNQLDDVLFNLKPNDYED; encoded by the coding sequence ATGCCAAAAGAATTTAGAAGAGATGTCTTTCAAGCTATTGCGGATCCTACGCGCAGGGCGATATTGAGCATGATCGCGTTGCAGGCGATGACGCCAAATGCCTTGGCTGAACATTTTGATACCACCAGACAGGCGGTTTCCAAACATATAAAAATATTGACCGAGTGCCACCTGGTCAGACAGGAGTTGTCTGGCAGGGAAATTTATTATCACTTCAATGCAAAGCAAATGAAGGAAGTGGATCAGTGGCTGGAACAGTTTAAAAAGCTTTGGGAAGACCGATTTAATCAATTAGACGACGTATTATTTAACTTAAAACCAAATGATTATGAAGACTAA
- a CDS encoding SRPBCC family protein, translating into MKTNLLLNFTVDKENKKIHVEREFAASVAKVWAAWTQKELLEQWWAPKPWKARTKEMDFREGGHWLYAMVGPEGEEHWARMDYKSITTQKSYSALDLFCDENGQPSDFLPCSQWLTSFQENSSNTIVDVMLTFNELSDLEKHLEMGFKEGFLMAFENLDEVLESKG; encoded by the coding sequence ATGAAGACTAACCTTTTGTTGAATTTCACAGTTGACAAGGAAAATAAAAAGATCCATGTAGAACGGGAATTTGCTGCTTCGGTAGCAAAAGTGTGGGCTGCATGGACGCAAAAAGAATTGCTTGAACAATGGTGGGCGCCCAAGCCATGGAAAGCCAGGACCAAAGAAATGGATTTCCGCGAAGGCGGGCACTGGTTGTACGCCATGGTTGGCCCGGAAGGAGAGGAGCATTGGGCGCGCATGGACTATAAATCAATCACAACGCAAAAATCATATTCAGCTTTGGATCTTTTCTGCGACGAAAATGGTCAGCCCAGCGACTTTTTGCCTTGTTCGCAATGGCTAACGTCCTTCCAAGAAAATAGTAGCAACACAATCGTAGACGTTATGTTGACATTCAACGAGCTTTCTGATCTGGAAAAACACCTTGAAATGGGTTTTAAAGAAGGCTTCCTAATGGCATTCGAAAACCTCGACGAGGTGCTGGAATCCAAAGGCTGA
- a CDS encoding prolyl oligopeptidase family serine peptidase, with translation MKLKFTLIVIFGTIQFAHAQSEDPYLWLEEVDSKKSLEFVEKQNKLTMEKLGGQTSYQPIYDKSLEIYNSTDRIPDPSIQGGYIYNFWQDKEHVRGIWRRSTKVSYLSGKPVWDILLDLDGMHAKDSIKWVFKGASGLFPDYNRFMVSLSKGGGDATVIREFDPKMKTFIENGFSIPESKGDVSYLDVNTLIVSSDFGSGTMTTSGYPRQIKLWKRGTELRDARLIFQGDSADVGSFGFLMRDDTTKYLMISRIVTFFSTRTFVWVNNKAVPLDVPDDSQISGILKNQLILSLRSDWKLGGAVFKQGAVIGLNFKSLLAGKQEPLLIFQPDEFSSVSQLSFTKNRLLLNLLTNVKSELYAYAFANKTWTKQKVDAPDFGALTNGSADEFSDQYFFYFTNFLKPSTLYVADAKLNTVKAYKSLPDFFDASKYKVDQVKAKSADGTLIPYFVIASKTLDLNGKNPTLLYAYGGFEVSEVPFYSGVMGNAWLDNGGVYVLANIRGGGEYGPKWHQAGLKEKRQNVYDDFHAVAQDVITKKITSSRNLGIIGGSNGGLLVGAAFTQRPDLYNAVVCAVPLLDMKRYNKLLAGASWMGEYGDPDKPEEWEYIKKYSPYHNLKEDAKYPEVFFTTSTRDDRVHPGHARKMVAKMLDMGYTIYYFENTEGGHAGSSTNEQRAKTSALQYSYLLMKLKE, from the coding sequence ATGAAGTTAAAATTTACGCTGATTGTCATTTTTGGTACAATACAATTCGCCCACGCACAGTCCGAAGACCCTTACCTCTGGCTGGAAGAGGTTGACAGCAAGAAATCGCTTGAATTTGTGGAAAAGCAAAACAAGCTGACCATGGAGAAACTGGGTGGACAGACCAGCTATCAACCGATTTACGATAAGAGCCTGGAAATTTACAATTCTACGGACAGGATCCCTGATCCGTCTATACAAGGCGGTTATATTTATAATTTTTGGCAGGATAAGGAACATGTGCGAGGCATTTGGAGGAGGAGTACGAAGGTAAGTTACCTGAGCGGCAAGCCGGTGTGGGATATCTTGCTGGATCTGGACGGGATGCATGCCAAGGATAGTATTAAATGGGTTTTCAAGGGCGCATCAGGCCTTTTTCCCGATTACAACCGATTTATGGTGTCCTTATCCAAAGGTGGTGGTGATGCGACAGTTATCCGGGAGTTCGATCCTAAAATGAAAACTTTTATTGAAAATGGGTTTAGCATTCCGGAATCCAAAGGAGATGTAAGTTATCTCGATGTCAATACATTAATTGTCTCGTCGGATTTTGGTTCGGGTACGATGACGACTTCCGGCTATCCGCGTCAGATCAAGCTTTGGAAGCGCGGAACGGAGCTTAGGGACGCCAGGCTTATTTTCCAAGGGGACAGTGCGGATGTGGGTTCCTTTGGTTTTTTGATGCGCGACGATACCACAAAATATTTGATGATCTCGCGAATAGTCACATTCTTTTCAACCAGAACATTTGTTTGGGTTAACAATAAAGCAGTGCCGCTGGATGTGCCGGACGATAGTCAAATTTCTGGTATTCTGAAAAATCAGTTGATCCTAAGCCTGAGATCAGACTGGAAACTGGGGGGCGCCGTTTTCAAACAGGGCGCGGTCATTGGCTTGAATTTCAAATCGTTACTAGCCGGTAAGCAAGAACCGTTATTGATTTTTCAGCCGGACGAATTTTCAAGTGTTTCTCAACTTTCATTTACCAAAAACCGCTTGCTGCTGAACTTGTTGACAAACGTAAAAAGCGAATTATATGCTTACGCATTTGCTAATAAGACCTGGACTAAACAGAAGGTGGATGCACCGGATTTTGGAGCATTAACCAATGGGAGCGCAGATGAATTTTCGGACCAATACTTTTTCTATTTCACAAATTTCCTCAAACCGTCAACATTGTATGTGGCTGATGCCAAGCTGAATACGGTGAAAGCTTACAAATCGCTGCCAGATTTTTTTGATGCAAGCAAATACAAAGTAGATCAGGTCAAGGCCAAATCAGCCGATGGCACACTGATCCCTTATTTTGTCATCGCTTCCAAAACCCTGGATTTGAATGGCAAAAACCCAACGCTGCTTTACGCATACGGGGGATTTGAAGTATCCGAAGTGCCTTTTTACTCTGGTGTAATGGGCAACGCATGGCTCGATAACGGTGGAGTTTACGTCCTGGCGAACATTCGCGGCGGCGGAGAATATGGACCAAAATGGCACCAGGCAGGGCTTAAAGAAAAGCGTCAGAATGTGTACGACGATTTCCATGCCGTAGCACAGGACGTGATTACTAAAAAGATCACTTCAAGCCGAAACCTGGGCATTATCGGCGGCAGTAATGGCGGCTTGCTGGTGGGTGCCGCTTTCACGCAGCGGCCGGATTTATATAATGCAGTAGTTTGCGCCGTGCCGCTGCTCGATATGAAGCGGTACAACAAACTTCTGGCAGGTGCCAGCTGGATGGGCGAATATGGCGACCCGGACAAGCCGGAAGAATGGGAATACATTAAAAAATACTCCCCTTACCACAATCTCAAAGAGGACGCCAAATACCCCGAAGTATTTTTCACCACCTCCACACGTGACGACCGCGTCCATCCTGGTCACGCCCGAAAAATGGTTGCCAAAATGCTTGATATGGGTTACACCATTTATTACTTCGAAAATACCGAGGGCGGCCACGCCGGTTCATCAACAAACGAGCAAAGGGCGAAAACATCTGCATTACAATACTCCTATTTACTGATGAAATTGAAAGAATAA
- a CDS encoding Y-family DNA polymerase: MPQRFANIWFRHLITDWVVTERPELAGEPFVLAAPERGRMVVRAASAKAIENGIGIGMVAADARALFPTLEVIDDQPGKAAELLTELAEWCIRYTPIVAIDVPDGLMLDITGCAHLWGGERAYLKDIIIRLRQKGYHVSAAIADTVGSAWAVAHFGHDKRIVQPNRISDALMPLPPAALRLEMVVVERMQKLGFYQIRNFINMPRSVLRRRFGQQLLDRVDQAFGHAVEVIESIKPAVPYQERLPCMEPIVTATGIQIALRRLLEMLCRRLVKEGKGLRTAVFKGFRVDGKIVQIDIVTNRGSFHVGHLYKLFELKIATMEPALGIELFLLEAPVTEVVNEVQEKLWNTNAGQDNVNLIELLDRLAGKAGIKTIHRYVPDEHYWPERSIKLTRSLQEKPQTSWRTDRPRPIYLLPDPLPIEVAAPVPDYPPMLFRLNDYVHNITKADGPERIEREWWLDQGMHRDYYCVEDQSGVRYWIFRLGHYDNEASKWFIHGFFA, from the coding sequence ATGCCCCAGCGCTTTGCTAACATATGGTTTCGACATTTAATCACAGATTGGGTTGTGACGGAACGTCCTGAGCTGGCTGGTGAGCCCTTTGTTTTAGCCGCTCCGGAGCGTGGTAGAATGGTTGTGAGAGCAGCAAGTGCGAAGGCGATAGAAAATGGAATTGGCATTGGAATGGTTGCAGCTGATGCAAGAGCACTTTTTCCCACTTTGGAAGTGATAGATGATCAGCCGGGTAAGGCGGCTGAACTACTGACTGAATTGGCGGAATGGTGTATACGCTATACACCCATTGTTGCCATAGACGTTCCCGACGGCCTGATGCTGGACATTACAGGTTGTGCGCATCTCTGGGGTGGGGAACGCGCATATTTAAAAGACATCATCATCCGGCTGAGACAGAAAGGTTATCATGTAAGCGCTGCCATAGCGGATACAGTGGGCAGTGCGTGGGCGGTTGCCCATTTTGGACATGACAAGCGCATTGTACAACCCAATCGTATTTCCGATGCATTAATGCCTTTACCACCGGCCGCATTGCGTCTTGAAATGGTGGTGGTTGAGCGGATGCAAAAACTGGGGTTCTATCAGATTCGGAACTTCATTAATATGCCTCGTTCGGTACTCAGAAGACGGTTTGGGCAGCAGCTTTTGGATCGGGTGGACCAGGCTTTCGGGCATGCTGTTGAGGTTATTGAATCAATAAAGCCTGCGGTGCCTTACCAGGAGCGGTTGCCATGTATGGAGCCGATTGTTACCGCAACGGGCATTCAGATCGCTTTGCGCCGCCTCCTGGAAATGCTGTGCCGGCGACTGGTGAAAGAAGGGAAAGGTTTACGGACTGCGGTTTTCAAAGGATTTCGGGTGGACGGGAAAATAGTACAGATCGATATTGTTACCAACCGGGGATCATTCCATGTCGGGCACCTCTACAAGCTTTTTGAACTGAAAATTGCCACCATGGAGCCGGCATTAGGCATTGAGTTGTTCTTGCTGGAAGCGCCTGTGACAGAAGTTGTTAATGAAGTACAGGAAAAGCTGTGGAATACAAATGCCGGCCAGGATAATGTAAACCTGATAGAATTGCTGGACAGGCTTGCGGGTAAGGCCGGAATTAAAACGATCCATCGCTATGTGCCGGACGAGCATTACTGGCCGGAAAGATCCATTAAACTCACCCGGTCTTTGCAGGAAAAGCCGCAAACTTCATGGCGTACGGACCGTCCCAGGCCTATTTATTTACTACCCGACCCATTGCCGATAGAAGTTGCGGCACCTGTCCCGGATTATCCGCCTATGCTGTTCAGGCTGAATGATTATGTCCATAATATTACAAAGGCAGACGGCCCCGAGCGGATTGAAAGGGAATGGTGGCTGGACCAAGGCATGCACCGGGATTACTATTGTGTTGAAGATCAGTCCGGTGTGCGTTACTGGATCTTCCGGCTCGGGCATTATGATAATGAAGCTTCCAAATGGTTTATCCACGGTTTTTTTGCCTGA
- a CDS encoding error-prone DNA polymerase: MSYTELQVTTNFSFLRGGSHPEELVQQALIYEYKKIAITDRNTLAGIVRGHAAAKGKDISIIPACRLDLLDGPSLLAYPTTQGAYSQLSSLLTEGNLRAEKGDCHLYKADVFRYAGGIKFIVVPPAALNVHFDFEPEFKQTLKEYKKAFGTDLYIAAARSYQGDDTKKLHRISQLASQMDIPMVATNDVYYHNPVRRELQDVLTCIREKCTIHDAGFRLYQNGERFLKPIDEMQRLFRQYPDALKRTQEIADACQFSLNELKYVYPEEITSSGNSAMVELQVLTWKGAAERFGACIPQKVEDAINYEMQFVEEMDYAPYFLTVYDIVRFAREQKILCQGRGSAANSTVCYCLGITSVDPTEIDLLFERFISSARNEPPDIDVDFEHERREEVIQYIYQKYGRDRAGIVATVTQMHQRGAIRDVAKAMGMSVDAINRLANSIWEFTDEWFEGKRVAEQGFNPNDPHLIKILDLTKQYIGFPRQLGQHTGGFVITQGKLSDLCPIMNARMVDRTCIEWNKDDIDTLGFLKIDVLALGMLTCIRKAFDLASKHYDKDYTLANIPQNREDVYDMICAADTIGVFQIESRAQQSMLPRLRPRCFYDLVIEVAIVRPGPIQGDMVHPYLRRRNGEEEVNYPSKELEAILGKTLGVPLFQEQAMKIAIVAAGFTPAEADELRRSMATFKVQGMVTRFEKKLVSGMTARGYTKEFAMRVFRQLEGFGSYGFPESHAASFALLVYVSCYLKCVYPDVFATALLNSMPMGFYQPAQIIIDARKHGVEVRPIDINHSDWDNLLEEKTVKYCPIRLGFRQIKGMREEDIMALIAARKRPFSNIHTLRDAGISQAALEKLADADAFRSIGLDRRQALWEVSAMSDRPIGLFEGQPSESALEAPVELPLMSASEHVVQDYTSTSLSLKAHPVSFVREKLDLLNVFSTKKLDLIGNARMVKVAGLVLVRQRPGTAGGVCFITIEDETGFANLVVFKKLFEQYRKEILYARLLMVEGKLQREGEVTHVIVQKCYDLSVLLKKLTAAEEENPDILTLSRADEKDEYATQAVNRKPPVRKDVQTEIFPSGRNFR, encoded by the coding sequence ATGAGCTATACCGAATTGCAGGTAACGACCAATTTTAGCTTCCTCCGCGGCGGATCGCACCCGGAGGAATTGGTGCAGCAGGCTTTGATTTATGAATACAAGAAAATTGCGATAACCGACCGGAATACCCTGGCGGGCATTGTACGCGGCCATGCGGCCGCCAAAGGGAAAGATATTAGCATCATCCCAGCCTGTCGCCTGGATTTGCTGGACGGGCCGAGTTTGTTGGCCTATCCGACTACGCAAGGAGCTTATTCTCAGCTCTCTTCTTTGCTCACCGAAGGAAATTTACGAGCGGAAAAAGGAGACTGTCATTTGTACAAGGCAGATGTTTTCCGTTATGCAGGCGGAATAAAGTTCATTGTAGTTCCTCCCGCGGCTTTGAATGTCCATTTTGATTTTGAACCAGAATTTAAACAAACATTAAAAGAGTATAAAAAGGCTTTCGGAACGGATCTATACATTGCTGCTGCCCGCTCTTACCAGGGCGACGATACTAAAAAACTGCATCGTATTTCGCAGCTGGCTAGCCAGATGGACATTCCCATGGTGGCGACCAATGATGTGTATTACCATAATCCGGTGCGACGGGAATTGCAGGACGTGCTAACCTGCATTAGGGAGAAATGCACGATTCATGATGCAGGTTTCCGCCTATATCAGAATGGGGAAAGGTTTTTAAAGCCTATTGACGAAATGCAAAGGCTTTTCAGGCAATATCCCGACGCCCTCAAGCGAACGCAGGAGATTGCGGATGCTTGCCAGTTTTCCCTGAATGAGCTGAAATATGTTTATCCTGAGGAGATTACAAGTTCGGGCAACTCTGCCATGGTTGAGCTGCAAGTACTAACCTGGAAAGGAGCTGCGGAGCGCTTTGGCGCATGCATACCGCAGAAAGTCGAAGATGCGATCAATTATGAGATGCAATTTGTGGAGGAAATGGATTATGCTCCTTACTTCCTGACTGTTTATGACATCGTGCGTTTTGCCAGAGAACAAAAAATCCTCTGTCAGGGCCGTGGCTCCGCGGCTAATTCAACGGTCTGTTATTGTTTGGGCATAACTTCTGTTGACCCGACGGAAATAGACCTGCTTTTTGAGCGGTTTATATCTTCTGCCAGGAATGAGCCTCCGGATATTGATGTGGATTTTGAGCACGAGCGGAGGGAAGAAGTGATCCAGTATATTTATCAAAAATATGGCCGGGACAGGGCGGGGATTGTAGCAACGGTAACACAAATGCATCAGCGGGGCGCGATCCGCGACGTGGCTAAGGCAATGGGCATGTCTGTGGATGCCATTAACCGGCTTGCCAATTCAATCTGGGAATTCACGGATGAGTGGTTTGAGGGCAAACGCGTTGCTGAACAGGGCTTTAACCCTAACGATCCGCATTTGATCAAGATCCTCGACCTGACCAAACAATACATTGGATTTCCCCGGCAGCTTGGACAGCATACCGGCGGCTTCGTGATAACACAAGGCAAACTGTCAGATTTATGCCCGATTATGAATGCGCGTATGGTGGACCGGACATGCATAGAATGGAATAAGGATGACATTGATACACTGGGTTTTCTGAAAATAGATGTGCTGGCTTTGGGTATGCTGACCTGCATACGGAAAGCGTTTGATCTGGCCAGCAAACACTACGACAAGGATTATACGCTGGCTAATATCCCGCAAAACCGGGAAGATGTGTATGATATGATCTGCGCTGCGGATACCATTGGTGTTTTTCAGATCGAAAGCCGGGCCCAGCAGTCTATGTTACCCCGGTTAAGGCCCCGTTGCTTTTATGATTTGGTGATTGAAGTTGCCATAGTTCGTCCCGGCCCGATTCAGGGGGATATGGTGCATCCTTACTTGCGTAGAAGGAATGGTGAAGAAGAAGTAAATTATCCTTCCAAAGAGCTGGAAGCGATTTTGGGTAAAACATTAGGTGTACCATTGTTTCAGGAACAGGCTATGAAAATTGCGATTGTGGCAGCTGGTTTTACACCGGCGGAAGCAGACGAATTGCGGCGAAGTATGGCCACTTTCAAAGTACAAGGAATGGTCACGAGATTTGAGAAAAAGCTTGTGTCCGGCATGACAGCGCGTGGTTACACGAAGGAATTTGCCATGCGTGTTTTCCGGCAATTGGAAGGTTTCGGAAGCTATGGTTTCCCGGAAAGCCACGCTGCCAGCTTTGCATTGCTAGTATACGTTTCCTGTTATCTTAAATGCGTGTATCCTGATGTTTTTGCCACGGCATTGTTAAACAGCATGCCTATGGGATTTTATCAACCCGCGCAGATCATTATTGATGCAAGAAAGCATGGTGTTGAAGTGAGGCCAATCGATATTAACCATTCGGATTGGGACAATCTTTTGGAAGAAAAGACAGTGAAATATTGCCCGATCCGGCTGGGTTTCAGGCAAATAAAGGGAATGCGGGAAGAAGATATAATGGCATTGATTGCGGCCCGAAAACGGCCATTTAGCAACATTCATACATTACGCGACGCCGGTATCTCGCAGGCTGCACTCGAAAAACTGGCGGATGCAGATGCGTTCAGGTCCATCGGGCTGGATAGGCGGCAGGCGCTTTGGGAGGTGTCGGCAATGAGTGACAGACCGATCGGTCTATTTGAAGGACAGCCATCCGAAAGCGCGTTGGAAGCACCGGTAGAATTGCCGCTTATGAGCGCTTCGGAGCACGTGGTGCAGGATTATACTTCTACATCTTTGTCATTAAAGGCGCATCCGGTGAGTTTTGTCAGGGAAAAATTGGATCTGCTTAATGTTTTTTCAACTAAAAAACTCGATCTGATCGGCAATGCCAGAATGGTTAAAGTAGCCGGACTAGTGCTCGTAAGGCAGCGCCCGGGCACTGCGGGCGGAGTTTGTTTTATCACCATCGAAGATGAAACCGGTTTTGCCAACCTGGTTGTATTTAAAAAACTCTTTGAGCAATACCGAAAGGAAATCCTGTATGCCAGGTTGTTGATGGTGGAGGGGAAATTGCAGCGGGAAGGGGAGGTTACCCATGTAATTGTTCAGAAATGCTATGATCTTTCTGTGCTTTTAAAAAAATTGACCGCCGCCGAGGAAGAAAATCCGGACATACTAACACTTTCGAGGGCCGATGAAAAAGATGAATATGCAACCCAGGCTGTGAACAGGAAACCGCCCGTAAGGAAAGATGTGCAAACAGAAATCTTCCCCAGCGGCCGGAATTTCAGATGA
- a CDS encoding RNA polymerase sigma factor, translated as MKFFLSKKFSNLAMLVKACQKQDPSAQTAFYERYKGRLTGVCQRYARTRMEAEDIFQEAFIKIFNNIQDLKDPDSVDSWVKVTVVRTAINYYHRTTKQQDLNGSIDNMDIQLESDDYGKIIDQLNVKDLLAIINELPDKYRTIINLHLIDGYTHTEIGELLSIPDATSRSQFMRGRNLLLKKLELKGIVHHENF; from the coding sequence ATGAAGTTTTTTCTCTCAAAAAAATTCAGTAATCTGGCCATGCTGGTGAAAGCTTGTCAAAAGCAGGATCCGAGTGCGCAGACTGCATTTTATGAGCGATACAAAGGGCGGTTAACGGGTGTTTGCCAGCGTTATGCAAGAACAAGAATGGAAGCGGAAGACATTTTTCAGGAGGCATTTATCAAGATTTTTAACAACATTCAGGATTTGAAAGACCCGGATTCGGTGGATAGCTGGGTTAAAGTAACGGTCGTCAGGACGGCGATCAATTATTATCACCGGACCACGAAGCAACAGGACCTTAATGGTTCGATTGATAACATGGATATTCAGTTGGAATCGGACGATTACGGGAAAATTATCGACCAGTTGAATGTGAAAGATTTGTTGGCCATTATTAACGAACTGCCAGACAAATACAGAACAATCATTAACCTGCACCTGATTGACGGCTATACACATACTGAAATTGGCGAATTGCTCTCTATTCCGGACGCGACTTCACGGTCGCAGTTTATGAGGGGACGTAATTTGCTATTAAAAAAATTAGAACTTAAAGGGATCGTGCATCATGAAAACTTCTGA
- a CDS encoding M56 family metallopeptidase: MAIDFSDPLHFQPLAKAFRWTLIHSLWQGLVVALLTGIILMLTVKSRPAIRYNLFAGLLLFFITVNGATFLLAIKKGYSETTNAVFVPQVTDRAPLAINFVPKHLGTSFIDKTSQFLDHYQMQILMVWLFFFIFKSARTVTGLLYINRVRHTNVYPVNDAWNWQIRRLAVRMGVYGKILLLESELLQAPSLQGIVRPVIIVPLGFLTSLPHDQVEAILLHELAHVRRHDYLVNLLQSLGENLYFFNPALLWLSALIRMERENCCDDLVIEVTEERDTLVQALVSFHEAKCAAKNPGLSFIGTNNYLLNRIKRIIYNTNKQLNTMEKFSIMSCLTAVAFISAAYLTPVKTVNTGPAKEMQQKPVIMESTRPILATSKVKAAYLNGKSVAIKQKIEVNDSLSDIKSLLTKLKGAVEAKDLKKVQELHYKAYLLVGAEKSDIRSKTLETKLRAEVFEKRKEQLAQNAVLVNVQNEMVNTSSQTLAKRSADIDSLYKELEGLALENRQNRRAQELVMQENLIQDLLAEGVITTREKLSYKLHNMFLIVNGVEQPESLHQKLKAKYLERSWTEWVYNWDGATGLRFTGVRYNG, encoded by the coding sequence ATGGCTATCGATTTTTCGGATCCCCTTCATTTTCAACCGCTGGCGAAAGCATTTCGCTGGACATTAATCCATTCGCTCTGGCAAGGGTTAGTTGTTGCACTGCTCACCGGAATTATTTTGATGCTGACTGTCAAATCCAGACCTGCAATTCGCTATAATCTGTTTGCAGGGTTGCTTTTGTTCTTTATTACTGTCAATGGCGCCACTTTCCTACTTGCTATTAAGAAAGGCTATTCTGAAACGACAAATGCTGTCTTTGTGCCTCAGGTTACAGATCGAGCCCCGCTTGCAATCAATTTTGTTCCCAAGCATTTAGGAACCTCATTCATTGATAAAACCAGCCAGTTTCTTGATCATTATCAAATGCAGATCTTAATGGTTTGGCTGTTCTTTTTCATTTTCAAATCGGCCCGTACGGTGACTGGCCTGCTTTACATTAATCGGGTCAGGCACACGAATGTGTATCCGGTCAATGATGCCTGGAACTGGCAAATACGTCGTTTGGCGGTCAGAATGGGCGTTTATGGGAAAATTTTACTGCTGGAATCCGAACTTTTACAAGCGCCCAGCTTACAAGGGATTGTCCGACCGGTAATCATTGTTCCCCTTGGCTTTCTGACCAGTTTGCCACACGATCAGGTGGAGGCGATCCTTTTGCATGAGCTGGCGCATGTGAGACGCCACGACTATCTGGTCAACTTGCTGCAAAGCCTTGGAGAAAATCTGTACTTTTTCAATCCCGCATTGCTATGGCTCTCTGCTTTAATAAGAATGGAGCGAGAAAATTGCTGTGACGACCTGGTGATTGAGGTTACCGAAGAACGCGACACGCTGGTGCAGGCCCTTGTATCATTTCACGAAGCAAAATGCGCTGCTAAGAATCCCGGATTATCATTCATAGGCACAAACAATTACTTACTGAACCGCATTAAAAGGATCATTTATAACACGAATAAACAACTCAATACCATGGAAAAATTTTCGATAATGAGCTGCCTTACTGCTGTTGCATTCATTTCAGCGGCATATCTAACACCTGTAAAGACGGTTAACACCGGTCCGGCGAAAGAGATGCAGCAAAAGCCGGTAATAATGGAAAGTACGAGGCCCATATTGGCCACATCAAAAGTCAAAGCTGCTTATTTGAACGGCAAGTCCGTTGCAATAAAGCAGAAAATAGAGGTAAATGATTCATTATCAGACATTAAATCACTTCTGACTAAACTTAAAGGCGCCGTTGAAGCAAAGGACCTGAAAAAAGTACAGGAGCTTCATTATAAGGCATACTTGCTGGTTGGGGCTGAAAAAAGCGATATTCGTTCTAAAACGTTGGAGACAAAATTGCGTGCGGAGGTATTTGAAAAACGAAAAGAGCAATTGGCGCAAAACGCGGTTCTGGTCAATGTGCAAAATGAGATGGTGAACACGTCATCGCAAACATTAGCCAAACGCAGTGCAGACATTGACAGTTTATATAAAGAATTGGAAGGACTTGCCTTGGAAAATCGCCAGAATAGAAGGGCTCAGGAGCTGGTAATGCAGGAAAACCTGATCCAGGACCTGCTCGCCGAAGGAGTTATCACCACCAGGGAAAAACTTTCATATAAGCTCCACAATATGTTTTTGATCGTCAATGGCGTGGAGCAGCCGGAATCGCTGCACCAAAAATTGAAAGCCAAATATCTCGAACGTTCGTGGACCGAGTGGGTCTACAATTGGGACGGCGCCACAGGGCTTCGTTTCACCGGCGTTCGTTATAATGGATGA